The nucleotide window ACTCGAGACTTCTTCGCCGTCTTCTTCGCAGAGTCCTTTCGGATCACTTTTTTGGGATATTTTGAGATTCCGGCAACCAGACAGTGGCCGTACGGACGGTCGCGAGTTCCGTCGTCGAATTGCCGGACGATCACCGCTTTCCGGCCGGCGAAACGGCCGTTCAAGACGACTACTGCCTTGTTAGGTTTTAGAAACTTCACCATTTTCGCCGCCGCAGCTTACCTGTTGCACACTGGTGGATTGTTGCTAGGGTTTCTAGGGTTTGATGGAATGTGATGATTTATATAAGTTCGTTTTTACTGGCCTGGCCCTGGGCTTTGCTGGAATTACGTAACTGCCATTAGGTTTTTATGGGCTGGGCTTTAGAAGTAGTTTGAATGTTATACGATTGTATTACCTCCTGATCTTTTTAACATATTGTATCTTAGGGTTTTTTAATTAGGATATCGAATTAAATAACTTAAACTTTTATCAATTGGCTGATAACACTCTTAACTTTTGATATGTAACACACCAttttcaactttcaacttattggccgaTAGCGCTCTCAAACTAACTGAACCCTAGCCCAGTTAGTTTTTCCGTTAAAGTGGCACTTGTGTGTCGACGTGGCATCTGACGTGAAattttttgatgatgtggcagctGAGGTGCTGCTAACGTGGCATCTAACTTGGCTTTTTTGATGACGTGACACTAGTTTGGTGATGTGGCAGCTGATGCTAGCAAAATGGGTTAGTTTTAGAGTGATAtcggccaataagttgaaagttcGAAGTGATATACTACATattgaaagttgggagtgctaTCGGCCAATTGGTAAAAATTTGGGTTATTTAACCCAATATCCATTGTGTATAGACTGCTATGGTTTGGTGGCaacttgtaatttttatttatctAATAGCTTATTCTAATAATAAGATGGAGTTACTAGTTGTTTTGTGTTAGAGAAAGGTCTTTTTTAATGCTCTAATTAGAGCATTAGCCCGAAGTATCTTCGAATGTCTTAAACCTAAAGTGAAATTATCATAGTAACTAGTAAGCATTTAAATTAATGAATCATACTTGCGTGTTGATTTACTAAACCCTTCGCCACAAACTCAAAATTAGTATGCCTCTTTCATAATGACGGTGCAAAAATTAGAACTCTTAAGTCAACCAGTTTAAATCAGTGTAAAATCATTTTAGATACTAAGATTGTGCATTGCAAAAGAGAAAGTGGATATAGGGTGCTCCACATGGACACAATGGGCGTGTCACACTGTGCCAAGTTGGGCGTGAGTGTTACCACGAGAAAATTGAttataagaccgtggggtatggtggggcttgggttgagcattggttgacacgtggaatggaaaaaaaaactcacgcccatggggtatggtggggcttgggttgggggcttgGGTTGACACATGAccattgagagcccgccatgtcaccttgctagcccgccccacgcccggcttcaaacccacgccaaaggggccacgccccaaacctaagccccaacccaagcccccggggtggtgacttgggcgtttttcCCCAACCCAAACCCCATACCCTATGGCCTAATGTGCATGTTAGGCGTGGGATTTGATGCAACTAGCCAACgaaataattaataattatgtTTCAAGTAAAAATTAAGTAACGGAAAACCTATTCACACTCACTTGAGCACTATACCCTTTAACAGGCAAGTATAAGTGCCTTTTTTGTCTACGTTTGTCGCAGGCTAAGACCCTCCACTATGGGCCAACACTCCTGCCACGTGGCATGGGGCTTGGCGTGGTAGGGGCGGGGCACACTCGCCATACAAGATGTGGCAGGGGGCGAGGTGGGGGTGGGTGTGGCGTGAGTGGTGGAACGACGTGGATGGAGAGAagacactaagtgttaagttgggggtggcggGCGTCGAAGTGATAGATAGGAATGACATCAACCAATAGCCAATAGTTTTTTGGGTAAAgaccaatagccaatagttaagGGTGATAAAATCAAATAACCCTTTTacttgaagaaaaagaagaaggagGAGGCTAATATTTGTTAAAATTACACTTAAAACCTTGAGTTGTGTAATTTACATTTCAAACTCTGAATTttcattgttattattatatttacattttagatgtttttattttgattccacttttttgttttttttttaaatattactgttatatttatttattattataatttgtAAAATAGTTTCTCAAAAAATAAGAAATAAATAAATAGGTAATGATTAAAAAATGATTGGGGTGGGTAATGTGAAGTGAAAGGGACGTGAAACCATAATAGGTGATAGTGAAAGAAAGTGCAGGAAAGTGGGGAGGTGATGTGTCGATGACATGTAATTAATAACGTTAGAGTGATTTGGAATGAAAGGGGTTTGAACCCATAGTTGAGGGTCTAAGATGACAACATTTTTTCACTTGCATGACCACTACGAATGGTCTAACATAAAATAAACAAACCCACCACTAGGCATTTTATATCTATACAAAACTAATAGAGGGGAATACTGTTAGGCTGGCACTTTCCCATTGGTCCtaccaaattacgattttatccccagTATAAAATTATGATTCCGCCCCGATTCAAAATTAAATTTTGGTTTTGCCCacggctcaaaattacgattttgccctcagttaaaaattacggttttgccccagttcaaaataaaattatggttttgccccAGCTAATAAAAACAATTTTGCCTTCAGTTCAAAATAAGATTTTGCCCCCATTTCAAACTTACGATTTTGCCCCTAGTTaaaaattgcaatcttgccatCGGTTTTTTGGTAAAACTATGGTTGTGTTGTATTTTACTTGGTTGACTCAATATAGTTTTTATTTGTGCCAACTCGCTCATTGATCCggacaaattattgttttgcccccagctcaaaattacatgcttgtcatcgttttagttttttttagcaaaactatagtagtgttttggtttaattggttgactcggtgTATCTTTTTTTTGAGATCATGTTGTAAGCAACATGTACAAGTAAACGAAATACAGGGGTACATGTTATGAAACTAAGATATATTCAGTTTAGCGCCTGGTAAAGAAATATTTGACGTAGCGCCCCGCAACACGGGCGAGGCATtaactagtttttatataaagATGTTTTTCTATCAGCTCAAAACtcaatataatttttaaaatcaTGTTTATCCAATAAAAAATCACAGTATcaaatatattaattttaaatttatgACATCCATATTAGGAATGAGCAAATggtatattttcggtaccgatttgGTACCAACTTTTGACATTTTCAGTACCGTTTCGATATTGGGTATTTTCGGTACTAGTACCCGTTTTTagggattttcggtaccgattaGTACCGAGCTCACCCTAATCCATATCCTTCGTGTCCCTTATAACTTGCATTTAAAAGTTAAATATTTTAAACCATTGAGGTAGTTTATTACAAAGGGCCAAGCAATCCTTCCCAAATTGTTGGTTTTCTTCTCGTACATTGTTTCTTTTTACAAAGATGCAAGAATCTGTACCTACCATAAAAACTGGTCAAAACTTAACAATGGGCCTCATTATTCTCAGTCATTTGGCAATGCAGACTGAATGTTTTCTCTTAAAGAAAAAAAGATGGGCCGATAAAAACAGGCAGAACTCTAGCAATGAAATCAGGAGTATAAATAAATTGTACGGACTGCAAATAAGCTGCGGCGAGTGTCACGAGACATTCACGTGCAGCTTGGAAATTCCAGTTGCATTTCACTCGTGATGCCTGGTTTTGCTAGATCAGTAGTCTCCGTATATCACTGAAGTTTGATTTTAAAGCTCCAAGGAAAGCGCCTGCCAAATATATTATTTAGCCATTCATCATATGTGGTCTTATAAATAATACTTTACAAATTTACCCTTATGACACATGAAAAGACGTCAAAGTAGTTGAGGcatgagggtaaaatggtcaaTATTGTGTGCAAATCACCTCCCATTAACAGTAAACTTTAAACGACTCCAAAAATTGACCAATTTTAAGTAAAAGGGCTGAAATTGCCATCTATACATATACTCAATGCAGATCACATACCTGCAACTTCTCCATCAAAAACACGATGATCAGCAGATAACGTTACATTCATTTTTGTAACAGCAGCGGGTTTTTCAATTCCTGGTGGGGTAAAATGGTCAATATAAGTTTAATAAATCGTCAGTTATAAAAAGCATTTACTGAAATAGCATATAGAAAAAGTTATAGATGGTTTACCATCTTCATCAATCACGGGTTCAACCACCGTGTTGCCCCTACCAACAGCAAGAATTCCAGACTACATTTATAAAACAACTTATCATGATTTCTGATTAACAGATATAACTTACGATGGTTAATCTAATCTAATAATCTTAAAAGATATTTTCATTTGTGACTGAGAAAGAGAGATAACCTGAGGTGGATTTATAATTGCACAAAATTGATCCACTGGAAACATACCCAAATTCGATATACTGCGAAAGAACGGAACATAGAAATGTAAACTGAGGCCAAAGTTAATAAAAACAAAACCCGAATGATACATAAAAAACGAAAACAATGGAACGCACCTAAAAGTGCCACCTTGGAACTCGTTTGGTGTAAGCTTCCCCGCTCGGGCCTTTTCAGCAAGTTCCTTGATCTTCAGATAATTGACTTATGAGTGAGACTTAATAAAAATGTGAAGCAATATATACCATTTTATATATTTGACAAATAGACGAAtagttatagtttccaaaagctATGTGTGCCAAATCAATTAGAAATGAAtagtatcaaactaaaaacatatttaAGCACGAATTGTACCTCTTGGGAAATTGAGGATATAGATTTTTGATCAGCATTTTTCACGATAGGAGTCATCAATCCctataatttggaaaaaaaaaaatattaagatATAACCCTAGCATCACTGAGAAAAGAACATGTAGAGAAATTACTACCTTCTCGGTAGCGACTGCAATTGATATATCAACAGAATCACATAATACAATTTCTCCTTTATTGTCATCCCAGAAAGCTGTCATGTATTTTCATAATTCATAGTCAACAATCAGCGCTTAGATATGAGATAAAAAGTAGTAAAGGATTGGTATTACATATGCTATTTTGTCACATTAACCAACTTTGGCCCCTCGACTTTGCCATTaaccaactttagcccctcaagttTGAGAATGACATGTTTAGCCTCTTAACTAAACATCTTTAGCCCCTCaaatttaataataaacaacattagcccctcaactttaataataaacaactttagcccctcgactttaataataaacaactttagccccttgactttaataatgacatgtttagcccctctaCTTTACTAAttacatgtttagccccttaatTAAAACAACTTAAAACCCTAACCTATAATAATGgcatgtttagccccttaactaaaacatcaaacaGCTTTAACTCTCatgatttgcttatttttatctacgtttcgaaCCCGTTGCGGAGTGCGGGTGGTAACCCACTAGTTACGATAAATTAAAGAAATCCCTTTCATATGAAGTAATTCAGTTTACAAGATAAAGGGTCAAACGGGTTGAAAGTCttccaaagtatatttttaatgCACACAACATCCTACCTCATTTTATTCAAGCTTTTTATCATTAATTATAAAAAAGGTACAAAATgggcaaaaagaatgtttgtggGGTCCATTTTGACACATCAAACTACTATTATCTGATCCAAACCAGTGACCTCAACCCGCCTGTTTACACATGCAAGCTATCGAAGAACCTTACCATTAGCTTTTGGAACATTTCTCAAAGCAATTGCCACGGTTTTTATAACAATGTCATTTACCGACACTTTGACGCCAAATTTATCTGCGCATGAAGAAAAATAATGCTTTATTGAGCTGCTAGAAAAAGTAAATCTACAAAAGAAGAGATATATAACATACCTTTAAGCTCCTTTCTAAAAGACAGAAGAGGATCCAGTATAACATCTGTCAAAACCAATTAAAGAAATTAATCACAGATTAATTGctgttttaaaaaaattacagTTTAGAAGCTCTTGAGACCTGTGGTTAAATATAAATGAGGTATGTTCTGTTTTGACTCTAGCAACCTTCTTGCAATCACCTGCAAAGCAAGTTCAAAGCTTACAACACGAAGTATCAATCAAGATTATCTTATTTCAAATAATCAATCCAAACTTATTTCCATGAATAGTTGTTACTACTTGATACAACATACATTAGGTAAAACTTTGACCCAGTTACTATTATTTCAATGCATAAAACCTCCAAAAATAATTTTTAGGGTAaggtacacggatggtccctgtggtttaccaaaattttggatttggtccctagctttccgaaagtacacggatggtccctgtgatttgcactttgtaacgcatttagtccccagccaacaaatctaaaggttttagcatgtccaagttagggactaaatgcattAGAAAGTGCAAGCCATAGgcaccatccatgtacttttagaaaaagctggggactaaatgcgttacaaactgcaaatcacagggaccatccgtgtacctTACTCATAATTTTATTAGAAAGTTcaaattattaatttttataaattccTTTTAACCATATTTGAAACTGCTTTTCTGTAATTGTACAGGCTCAACCCAACCCGAGCCACCCATTTTGCCTTAAGGAACCACTGGCCTACATTATATTTAAACATTTTTACAGGTGAATTGAACAATTATAAAATGTAATTTCTAAAAATTTAATTTGTAAAATGCAAAGAAGATATACCTTACGGATTTGACTATTTGGGATATCCACATATGAATCCAACTGCTGAATCTCAGATGATGCCGATAAAGACGTATGTGTCTGAGGTTGACTTTTTGCCGGAGATGTAGTAACTTCAGATGCTGAACTTTTGACTGCGGCTGTGCCAGACTTAATTGCATTTAAAACATCAGATTTCAAAAGAGTGCCACGTGGACCAGAAGCGTTTATTGATGAAGCATCTAATTTATGTTGTGCAATTAGTAACTTTGCAGATGGACTTATTCTAGAAAAGGATGACTTTTCTCCATTCACTACTTTGTCATGGGTAGCATGCTGAGCTGGCTTTGCCTCTTTAGCAGCTAAATTGCCGCTAACGTGTGACTTTACCGCCTCAACATCGGCTGGATCCTCAACCTTGCAAAATAGTAACATTAGTTCTAATGTGTTCTTAATAAATGTTACATTTTGATACAGGTCGCAattttgaccaaattatatatacTATATGTATGCTATTTTGTCCCATCAACCAactttggcccctcaactttgaCATTaaccaactttagcccctcaactttaataatgacatgtttagccacTTATctaaaacaactttagcccctcaactttagtAATGACATGTTtaacccctcaactttaataatgacatgtttagccccttaactgCATCACACAACTTTAGCCCgccaactttaataataaacaactttagcccctcaactttaataatgacatgtttagcccctctactaaaacaactttagcccctcaactaaaacaactttagccccttaactgcctcaaacaactttagcccctcaactttaataataaacaactttagcccctcatctttaataaaaacaactttagcccatcaactttaataatgacatgtttagcccctcaactaaaacaactttagcccctcaactttaataataaacaactttagcccctcaactttaataacgacatgtttagccccttaactaaaacaaTTTTAGCCCCTCAAtattaataatgacatgtttagccccttagctaaaacatcaaacaactttaactcttgtgatttgcttatttttatctacgtttcgaaCCCGCTGTGGAGCGCGGGTGGTAACCCACTAGTTAAGGGAAAATAGGCAAATTTGAGTTATACTTAGTCTCTAACAGGTCAAAATGTATAAAACTTCAAGAATTGGTTAAAATGGAAACAGATTGAATGACGAATACGTATTCAAACGCCTAAACCATCCCAAAAAGGCACAATTGTTCATTATGAGATAACTAGTATATTACACTTCCGTAATAGCAGATACTTACTGTTATTGCAATGGGTTGTCCAACTGCAACGTCTTTTGAACCCTCAGGTGCCAGTATCTTTGCAAGGTACCTGCGGTTAGTGTTTCGTTAAGCCTTTAAGCAGTAATAGGTACCCCAACTTAAACACTGATAATGTGATAAAGAGTTGGTTGTAAACGGTCACCATATGGTGTAGAGATGACGAAATGGGTGGGTCAGCAGATTttagtaacgggtcaaaactgGTAATTTTTGTTCCCTTCAAAATGGGTCAGGTTGTTGACCCAATTTTGTCAACCGTTTTAACTTTTTATGTAGATAATTAGCATGTTACAAATGATTGCAAAAACGATATTTTGCATAAAGTAATTTAGAGGGTTGTAACTTGTATGTTAAAAATACCCTGTGCACAACTTTGACCCATTAGAGATACAACAACCAGAATTGACCCACTCATATGTAGGTAGTTCAACTGTCACCACTAAGATGGTATAAACTACACCAAAGAGAAgattaacaaaaaaataaaaataataaatttagCATTAAATCACTAAAAAGGAATTTTTACCCTTCTTCAAGACATTCAAACTCAAGGGTAGCTTTATCAGTCTCTATCTCGCATATAATATCTCCAACCTCAATCTATCAGACGGagcaaaaaaaaaagatttagaCTTGTAAGTTGTAACTTGAGTTCAAACCTCAATGCCAATGTAAAGaaattatatatactataaatatgctattttgtcccatcaaccaactttggcccctcaactttggCATTAAcaaactttagcccctcaactttaataatgacatgtttaatCCCTCAACTTCagtaatgacatgtttagccccttagcTAAAACTactttagccccttaactaaaactactttagcccctcaactttaataatgacatgtttaggtccttaactaaaacatcaaacaactttgcttatttttatctacgtttcgaaCCCGTTGACCCACTAGTTTCATTAAATAGGACTACTAACCTTATCACCTTCCTTTTTCCTCCACTTCGCAATATTCCCTTGGTCCTGCAGATTTGATAAGAATACAATGTCGGACTTAGCAACAGAAATGAGATCGTTGACATCAGCTGAACTCTAGATGTCTAGTTTAGTTAACGTACCATAGTCGGTGATAATGCTGGCATTTCGATAAAGATATGTGGAGGAAGTTTAGATGCATCAAGTTTCTCTGAACCTGACTGTTGGACCGTGTCTTCAGTTTTTACATCAGCTTGggttgactttgtttctttgacCTCTGACCCACCAAGAACACTTTCATGGATATTTTGTATATCATCCAAGTCTTCGACCTAGTAAACAAGGACACATCAATTATATGAACAAATAATGTTCATGCAGTGATTAATACAGCATATATTAGCTTATAACCCTTAAAAATTAAAGACAGATATGTATGTGATGCAGGTAATATATTTTTTCTGGAAAtgaaaaaaataatcaaaatagTAATACAAAAAAACCTTACCGTAACTGCAATAGGCTGTCCAACTGGCACATCCTTTGCACCGTCTGGAACCAATATCTTTGCCAAAAAACTGCATAGGGTGGCCCATGTGACATCATTTCATCAAACATTACATAACAAAACCATAGGTTTTTTTCTGTATATAATACCAACATATTTTTCTCATGTGTCCAGCTTTAGTCATTGTAACTTTTTTAATATATCTCACTCATTAAAATATGACTCTGTTTCGTTTTGATCATTTTGTATATACAAACCAGCTGTTATAATACTAATTTTATCAATtaaagtttcaaattaatgagaAAAACTGtaaaatttttatataaatatgtaACCTTTACCACGTACAAACGAACCAAACTGTACACGGAAACATCTTTTTACTGATGTACAAAAAAGAGCAATGGCTACAACAGGGTAAATGAAGAGGCAAATTGGTATTTTAACTTTTTTAGAATAAGATGAACAAACTATACCATTAAGCTCATCTTATAATGATCTGGAGAACCATCAACGTGTAACTATAGTACATAGCAATTCTATATTTTAGAGTATATctaaatgagtaaattacaagttttgtcctttatctatatTCCATTTTGCACGCGGTGTCCTTTGGCGCAAAACATGACAAGTTATGTACTTAATGTGTCAAAGTCTTGCACAGTAtgtcctttgagcctaacccagttaaatgtttttggttaagtatgatcacccaagggtattttagtctttttacccatttaattaatatcatttaaaaaaaaacaaaataattgAATACTATTTTTataactatacatatatatagtgaaagtgaATTGTACAATTAAGCTTAACGTACCGCTGTGAATTTATAACAAGCGGATTATGGGTATACAACATGCGGTTTTTTGGATGAGAGGTAAATTCGCATGTACATGAAAAAACACAAAATTCCGGATGTTAAAAAAATTGACGCatgttgaaaaagaagaaataggTCGCatgttggaaaaaaaaaacacaaatcgCATGTTGATTTAAAAAAACCACAGGTTATGAAAAAAAATCCGCATGTTATATATTCACAGCGTACGCAGTGTACATTAAAAAAACCGCAGGTTATGAAAAAAAATCCACATGTTATTTATTAACAATGTACGCTGTGAATATATAACAtgcaaattttttttcataacatGTGATTTTTTTAATCAACATGCGATTTGTTTTTTTCCAACATGCGAcatgtttttttttcaacatgcgtCTATTTTCTTCAAcatgcagaattttgtgttttttCATGTACATGCGAATTTACCTCCCATCCAAAAAACCGCATGTTGTATACCCAAAATCCGCATGTTATAAATTCACAACGTACGTTAAGCctaattttatatatacatatatatatatatatatatatatatatatatatatatatatatattctaaaatcAACAACCACCTATCACCAACACCCTTCACCGCCACCACTACCACCCTTCA belongs to Helianthus annuus cultivar XRQ/B chromosome 5, HanXRQr2.0-SUNRISE, whole genome shotgun sequence and includes:
- the LOC110941101 gene encoding dihydrolipoyllysine-residue acetyltransferase component 1 of pyruvate dehydrogenase complex, mitochondrial, producing MALSRLRHHPVISRAPSLLRARLLSSSSRSISRNSKLQSSIVEDGGALFRPTLFSPFSGIRNQSKLKLPSDIRCYSSAEPPAHIVIGMPALSPTMTQGNIAKWRKKEGDKIEVGDIICEIETDKATLEFESLEEGFLAKILVPDGAKDVPVGQPIAVTVEDLDDIQNIHESVLGGSEVKETKSTQADVKTEDTVQQSGSEKLDASKLPPHIFIEMPALSPTMDQGNIAKWRKKEGDKIEVGDIICEIETDKATLEFECLEEGYLAKILAPEGSKDVAVGQPIAITVEDPADVEAVKSHVSGNLAAKEAKPAQHATHDKVVNGEKSSFSRISPSAKLLIAQHKLDASSINASGPRGTLLKSDVLNAIKSGTAAVKSSASEVTTSPAKSQPQTHTSLSASSEIQQLDSYVDIPNSQIRKVIARRLLESKQNIPHLYLTTDVILDPLLSFRKELKDKFGVKVSVNDIVIKTVAIALRNVPKANAFWDDNKGEIVLCDSVDISIAVATEKGLMTPIVKNADQKSISSISQEIKELAEKARAGKLTPNEFQGGTFSISNLGMFPVDQFCAIINPPQSGILAVGRGNTVVEPVIDEDGIEKPAAVTKMNVTLSADHRVFDGEVAGAFLGALKSNFSDIRRLLI
- the LOC110941099 gene encoding 60S ribosomal protein L27, yielding MVKFLKPNKAVVVLNGRFAGRKAVIVRQFDDGTRDRPYGHCLVAGISKYPKKVIRKDSAKKTAKKSRVKAFIKLVNYNHIMPTRYTLDVDLKDVVTADVLTSRDKKVTACKETKARFEERFKTGKNRWFFSKLRF